One Armatimonadota bacterium genomic window carries:
- a CDS encoding glycosyltransferase has product MNIVMVCESATVSGGAEKVAIQEAVELRRRGHRVGYIAANDQAAQELIQAQVETLLLDTKSFFEETRRREKLQKMFGNQEISDRIRQFLSGFPKEETVVHLHTFRLKLSGIVPHIAQEMGFATVVHGHDYSPVCPTSLLYDHRAQANCERKPMSLSCIACECQNQPWRYKLPKLTSFYMNQSVWRINRRSNGILHISDLELATMESRMQGLVKALRVTPISDSMPAQRVPAETNQNYLFIGRVTAEKGVRQFLESATRAGVSAVVAGDGPLASELKAKFPNARFTGWIDKDQIAQELVQARAVVVPSVWRETLCLSVIDAMQVGVPCIVSPTVGAKEYIVHGENGLVSDDLGEAFDQMKNDFFVQKLSESAFAKFQANPLSIERHVDGLLEIYAACLKEGR; this is encoded by the coding sequence ATGAATATCGTGATGGTTTGTGAATCAGCGACCGTATCGGGCGGGGCCGAAAAAGTCGCGATCCAAGAAGCCGTTGAGTTGCGAAGACGGGGACACCGGGTTGGCTACATTGCCGCTAACGATCAGGCAGCCCAGGAACTTATCCAAGCCCAAGTCGAAACCCTTCTCCTCGACACCAAGAGCTTTTTCGAGGAGACTAGGCGACGAGAAAAGCTCCAAAAGATGTTTGGCAACCAAGAGATTAGCGACCGTATTCGACAGTTTCTCTCCGGCTTTCCGAAAGAGGAAACCGTCGTCCACCTGCACACCTTCCGGCTTAAGCTCTCTGGCATTGTGCCCCACATCGCTCAAGAGATGGGCTTTGCCACCGTAGTCCATGGCCACGACTACTCGCCGGTCTGCCCGACGTCCCTCTTGTATGACCACCGAGCCCAAGCAAACTGCGAGCGCAAGCCGATGTCCCTTTCTTGCATCGCATGTGAGTGCCAAAACCAGCCCTGGAGGTACAAGCTTCCTAAGCTCACCAGCTTCTACATGAACCAGTCGGTTTGGCGAATCAATCGTCGCTCGAATGGCATCCTCCACATCTCGGACCTTGAACTGGCCACGATGGAGTCAAGAATGCAGGGACTCGTGAAAGCTCTTCGCGTCACTCCGATCTCCGATTCTATGCCAGCCCAACGGGTTCCTGCCGAAACCAACCAAAACTACCTCTTCATTGGTCGAGTCACCGCCGAAAAGGGGGTCCGACAGTTCTTGGAGAGCGCAACAAGGGCCGGCGTTTCGGCCGTAGTGGCAGGCGATGGCCCGCTCGCATCCGAGCTAAAGGCCAAATTTCCCAATGCTCGCTTCACTGGCTGGATCGACAAGGATCAGATCGCCCAAGAACTCGTCCAGGCTCGCGCTGTCGTCGTTCCCTCAGTATGGCGAGAGACCCTTTGCCTCAGCGTCATCGACGCCATGCAAGTCGGCGTCCCATGTATCGTCAGCCCCACGGTCGGAGCTAAGGAATATATCGTCCACGGCGAAAACGGACTCGTTTCCGATGACCTTGGTGAGGCATTCGATCAAATGAAGAACGATTTCTTCGTTCAAAAGCTGAGCGAAAGTGCCTTTGCAAAATTCCAAGCCAATCCTTTGAGCATCGAACGCCACGTCGATGGTCTGCTAGAAATCTACGCTGCGTGCCTCAAGGAGGGCCGATGA
- a CDS encoding glycosyltransferase produces the protein MRPDRVLVAVESGGPTGGAERVAFDTVRVLSEAGIPVVIISSASKVDEAFASLPNVTTEALNLEIQHNRFFHGGKKHMLLNLMEDRAMKERFEQVLGKYDSPNTIYHAHGFHNFLTQASLHVATSLAMKTLATAHDFGIACPNAMQFNYETSEICPIQPLSIACARTACMGGPANRLKQLRFARNWASHKLHHVPQKLDRLLAVSEYEKSILAKQLGPKVRLGLLNNPVDPASDSRQNPAASKNHIWIGRMTDEKDGLTPAQACADLDLPITFVGDGPNRHEIESAHPKAVIAGWQEPEEVKEFQRKARVMILASRCYETASLVVLECLAAGIPCIVPEVSAATSWVENGFNGLYFKAGDKESLKAALTKLQDDDLVETMSQHAFDRYWSAPFTIGRYRNELLQIYSEVLSQ, from the coding sequence ATGAGGCCCGACAGAGTGCTCGTAGCCGTCGAGAGCGGCGGGCCAACCGGCGGTGCCGAACGGGTCGCTTTTGATACGGTTCGCGTCCTTTCCGAAGCCGGAATCCCCGTCGTCATCATTTCATCGGCATCGAAGGTTGATGAGGCGTTCGCTTCGCTGCCAAATGTCACCACCGAAGCCCTCAACCTAGAAATCCAGCACAACCGCTTTTTCCACGGCGGCAAGAAGCATATGCTCCTCAACCTCATGGAGGACCGAGCGATGAAGGAGCGATTCGAGCAGGTATTGGGCAAGTACGACTCGCCCAACACGATCTATCACGCTCACGGCTTCCACAACTTCCTCACCCAGGCTTCGCTCCATGTGGCGACGAGCCTCGCCATGAAGACCCTCGCAACCGCTCACGATTTCGGCATCGCGTGTCCGAACGCCATGCAGTTCAACTACGAAACGTCCGAAATCTGTCCGATTCAGCCGCTTTCGATCGCCTGCGCCCGAACCGCCTGCATGGGCGGCCCTGCCAATCGCCTCAAGCAACTCCGCTTCGCCCGAAACTGGGCCAGTCACAAGCTTCACCACGTACCCCAGAAGCTCGACCGCCTGCTCGCCGTCTCCGAATACGAAAAGTCGATTCTGGCCAAGCAACTCGGCCCAAAAGTTCGGCTCGGTCTTCTCAACAACCCGGTCGATCCCGCCTCCGATTCCCGTCAGAATCCGGCCGCCTCCAAAAACCATATCTGGATCGGACGCATGACCGACGAGAAGGACGGCCTCACCCCCGCTCAAGCCTGCGCCGATCTCGACCTTCCGATCACTTTCGTGGGTGACGGTCCGAATCGCCATGAGATCGAATCAGCACATCCCAAAGCCGTTATCGCCGGTTGGCAAGAGCCGGAGGAAGTCAAAGAATTCCAGCGCAAAGCCCGGGTCATGATCCTCGCGTCTCGTTGCTACGAAACCGCCTCGCTGGTCGTCCTCGAATGCCTCGCCGCTGGCATCCCCTGCATCGTGCCGGAAGTCTCGGCCGCTACCAGTTGGGTCGAAAACGGATTCAATGGTCTTTACTTCAAAGCGGGTGACAAAGAATCTCTCAAAGCAGCCCTGACCAAGCTCCAAGACGACGACCTGGTGGAAACCATGAGCCAGCACGCCTTCGACCGCTATTGGTCCGCCCCTTTCACAATTGGCCGCTATCGCAACGAGCTTCTCCAGATCTACAGCGAGGTCCTTTCTCAATGA
- a CDS encoding glycosyltransferase, with protein MKLGLQATNIFFEGPKHAGVSRTSLRLLEAILEVKDHQYVIFVRHDSPIPGHWLDLDHVEVVRAWAKTRSWHYLGRDLEPIKHRLKAWFSVSGYVPRTPGVTKGSLVHDTFWRKYPETYTAADIEIHEKMAQNIARHSNFIAANSDTTANDFAQTFGVPIERFVTLPFGVGQATAPPNGPLPRPACLPDDRDYLFTISTLEPRKNLPRLFEAFAKLIQDPEFAHLNLIIAGAKGWKTEGIAERVAALGITDHVHFLGFVPDEEVPALFQHAVLAITPSLDEGFGVPVLEAMTYGAVIASSDTPALREIGGPVPYYFDPKDEDSMTQTLKQALQADDRSKRIEMAKDRASGFSWSRSADILLKKIQSQLK; from the coding sequence ATGAAGTTGGGCCTCCAGGCGACAAATATCTTCTTTGAAGGCCCCAAGCATGCCGGCGTTTCGCGCACGTCTCTTCGCCTGCTGGAAGCCATCCTAGAGGTCAAGGATCACCAATACGTGATCTTCGTCCGCCACGATTCCCCGATCCCCGGCCACTGGCTCGATCTCGATCACGTCGAGGTTGTTCGAGCCTGGGCCAAGACGCGCTCCTGGCACTATCTTGGTCGGGATCTCGAACCGATCAAGCATCGCCTCAAAGCGTGGTTTTCGGTCAGCGGCTACGTCCCCCGCACCCCGGGCGTGACCAAAGGGAGCCTCGTACACGACACCTTCTGGCGCAAGTACCCCGAGACCTACACCGCCGCCGACATCGAGATTCACGAAAAGATGGCGCAGAACATCGCTCGCCACTCAAACTTCATCGCCGCCAACAGCGACACGACCGCCAACGACTTTGCCCAAACCTTCGGAGTCCCCATCGAGCGGTTCGTCACCCTGCCGTTCGGCGTTGGACAGGCGACCGCACCGCCAAACGGGCCACTTCCCCGTCCGGCCTGCTTGCCCGACGACCGCGACTATCTCTTCACCATCAGCACCCTTGAGCCTCGCAAAAACCTGCCTCGGCTTTTCGAGGCGTTCGCAAAACTGATCCAAGACCCGGAATTCGCGCACCTCAACCTGATCATCGCCGGCGCGAAGGGTTGGAAGACGGAAGGGATCGCCGAACGGGTCGCCGCGCTCGGTATCACCGACCACGTGCACTTCCTTGGCTTCGTCCCCGACGAAGAGGTCCCCGCCCTCTTCCAGCACGCCGTCCTTGCCATCACGCCTAGCCTCGACGAGGGCTTCGGTGTTCCGGTCCTCGAAGCCATGACTTACGGAGCCGTGATTGCCTCTAGCGACACGCCCGCTCTCCGCGAAATTGGCGGGCCTGTGCCCTACTACTTCGATCCCAAAGACGAAGATTCCATGACGCAAACCCTCAAGCAGGCTCTCCAGGCGGACGACCGCTCTAAGCGAATCGAGATGGCAAAAGATCGAGCATCCGGCTTTTCATGGAGCCGTTCCGCCGACATCCTTCTGAAGAAGATTCAGTCCCAGCTCAAATAG
- a CDS encoding oligosaccharide flippase family protein, whose amino-acid sequence MPEEKSRSKGVMWLVGLRFIIIGLQIINLKVVVHYLGFEVYGIAVLIASVRALWQFVDLDIPQGLIQILSRTFRVDEAKAWRTFQAGLFLQAIVGLVGMAGMLLGPLYLGSNKDFRSHSELVALCALAGAQFFFDAYGSTYNSPFNAREQFSKVAALTAGVPVFTILLQTVLVMIFRSPVGVLIGTLTDSILQFVIKVTYIVRKEKDFPILPKYDRECCRDIIHMGLKSYVAGLSTRIAGIVDKIIVGYALGSDVLGVYNIACRIPQILLEAFGKITESVTPEMTHVASNEPHRLAGIFRRNFKFLGFVAAIGIIFISGFGNVILRAWMGRIEPGFGILVLLMGVYYGLELHHSTITRVFFAQGKPHLMLPFTLWNSFITLSCTWILAKKFGLVGVAGMNCFIDVAQILPIHYYCSRYGVREVSFGEMLRTTFMVLMPGLFFALVALLVTSQFQPGRWCFAVVVCLPLMCMVLAALYKRVGLVEFPIGVRKMLRRLPFMPQLFGIPRREEEAAAPI is encoded by the coding sequence ATGCCTGAAGAAAAAAGTCGCTCGAAAGGCGTGATGTGGCTCGTTGGACTTCGGTTCATCATCATCGGGCTCCAGATCATCAACCTCAAAGTCGTCGTCCACTACCTTGGTTTCGAGGTTTACGGCATCGCAGTCCTCATCGCGAGTGTGCGCGCCCTTTGGCAGTTTGTTGACCTCGATATTCCGCAGGGCCTGATTCAGATTCTCTCGCGAACGTTCCGGGTCGATGAAGCGAAGGCCTGGCGAACCTTCCAAGCGGGCTTGTTTTTGCAGGCGATCGTCGGTCTGGTCGGCATGGCGGGCATGCTGCTTGGTCCACTGTATTTGGGGAGTAATAAGGACTTTCGCAGTCATTCAGAATTGGTTGCTTTGTGTGCCTTGGCTGGGGCTCAGTTCTTCTTTGACGCCTATGGTTCGACCTACAACTCACCTTTCAATGCGCGTGAACAGTTTTCAAAGGTTGCCGCGCTGACGGCTGGCGTCCCGGTCTTTACCATTTTGCTTCAGACGGTGCTCGTGATGATCTTCCGGTCGCCGGTCGGAGTTTTGATCGGCACTCTGACCGATTCAATCCTTCAGTTCGTGATCAAGGTGACGTACATTGTGCGGAAGGAGAAGGACTTCCCAATTCTGCCAAAGTACGATCGGGAGTGTTGCCGCGACATCATCCACATGGGCCTCAAGAGCTACGTGGCGGGCCTCTCGACGCGTATTGCTGGGATCGTAGACAAGATCATCGTTGGCTACGCTCTGGGTTCCGATGTTCTGGGCGTCTATAACATCGCTTGTCGCATTCCGCAGATTCTGCTGGAGGCGTTCGGAAAGATCACCGAATCGGTGACGCCAGAGATGACGCACGTCGCGTCCAACGAGCCGCACCGTTTAGCCGGGATCTTCCGCCGGAACTTCAAGTTTCTCGGGTTTGTGGCCGCGATTGGAATCATCTTCATTTCTGGTTTCGGGAACGTCATTCTTCGGGCTTGGATGGGTCGTATTGAACCAGGGTTCGGAATCCTGGTCCTCCTGATGGGTGTTTACTACGGCCTAGAACTGCACCATTCGACGATTACGCGCGTGTTCTTTGCCCAAGGGAAGCCGCACCTGATGCTCCCGTTCACGCTGTGGAATTCGTTCATCACGCTCTCCTGCACGTGGATTTTGGCAAAGAAGTTCGGGTTGGTCGGGGTGGCCGGGATGAATTGCTTCATCGACGTCGCTCAGATCTTGCCGATCCACTACTATTGCTCTCGATACGGTGTGCGTGAGGTTTCGTTCGGCGAGATGTTGCGGACCACGTTTATGGTCCTGATGCCAGGATTGTTCTTTGCTCTGGTCGCACTATTGGTGACCTCGCAATTCCAGCCTGGGAGATGGTGCTTTGCGGTCGTAGTCTGCCTGCCGCTGATGTGCATGGTTTTGGCGGCTCTTTACAAGCGTGTTGGCTTGGTTGAGTTCCCCATCGGAGTCCGCAAGATGCTCCGTAGACTGCCGTTCATGCCTCAGTTGTTTGGGATTCCGCGGCGCGAAGAAGAAGCGGCCGCGCCTATTTGA
- a CDS encoding sugar transferase, giving the protein MEKNMKVNEFIERPSYFTEMRLSPKICRYAVVKRLFDIVASAILLFLLLPVFILIAILVRLSSPGPIIYRSERIGLCGKPFMFPKFRSMYMGSDKKLQQLLAANEKDGPIFKMKNDPRITPVGRILRKFSLDELPQLISVLRGEMSLVGPRPPIRREVEQYDEVAARRLTVKPGITCYWQIMGRSDLTFDEWMELDNKYINEMSFMVDLMIVLKTPMAVIRGKGAY; this is encoded by the coding sequence ATGGAGAAAAATATGAAGGTCAACGAATTTATTGAGAGGCCTTCGTATTTCACAGAGATGCGGTTGTCCCCCAAGATTTGTCGGTATGCGGTGGTCAAGCGCCTGTTTGATATCGTCGCGTCGGCGATCCTGCTCTTCCTTCTTCTCCCCGTTTTCATTCTGATCGCGATCCTGGTTCGCCTGAGTAGCCCGGGCCCGATCATTTACCGCAGCGAGCGCATTGGCCTCTGCGGAAAGCCGTTTATGTTCCCCAAGTTCCGATCCATGTACATGGGATCGGATAAGAAGCTCCAGCAGCTTTTGGCGGCAAACGAGAAGGACGGTCCGATTTTTAAGATGAAGAACGACCCGCGAATCACTCCGGTGGGTCGAATTCTTCGCAAATTCAGCCTGGATGAACTGCCCCAGTTGATCAGCGTCCTGCGCGGAGAGATGAGCCTTGTTGGCCCTCGTCCGCCGATCCGACGTGAAGTCGAGCAGTACGACGAAGTGGCGGCGCGACGTCTGACGGTCAAGCCGGGCATCACCTGCTACTGGCAGATCATGGGACGAAGCGACCTGACGTTCGATGAGTGGATGGAACTGGACAACAAGTACATCAACGAAATGAGCTTCATGGTCGACCTGATGATCGTCCTGAAGACGCCGATGGCGGTAATCCGAGGAAAGGGCGCATACTAG
- the glmS gene encoding glutamine--fructose-6-phosphate transaminase (isomerizing), protein MCGIAGYIGPKNAVDVVFDQLKRLEYRGYDSAGIAYLEGNAIKVTKKAGKLSELGKALFETPKQADLAIAHSRWATHGGPTDENAHPHYDRFERIAIIHNGIIENYLELKQDLLADAHKFHSQTDTEVAAHVIGREYVDGVPLEEAVRRAIRKLRGAYALVVMSQSEPEKIVCVRNSSPLVLGIGEGENMLASDIPALLPYTREVIVMEENMIAVLTKDKIRLIDSDGKDLPLQPMHVDWDVASAERGGYEHFMLKEIHEQPQVMRQVTAGRIDEKLRVRLEGIFGDHVWTEIDRVNIIACGTAYHAGLMGKHLFESALRLPTDVYFSSEFRYGDPVLSPKSLAIFVSQSGETLDSLAALRLCKQRRIRTLGIVNVVGSAISRECDRTIYTQAGPEISVASTKAYTAQVMVFALLALYIAQVQEVPGVKVDEWVSEILRMDELAEECLKLEEKVEALADECKDMPLCFFLGRGADAFVAMEGALKLKEIAYVPTQEYPAGEMKHGPLALVTDQVVSIFAATDPTIRDKVVSNVKEVQARGGKIIAITTAEDTLMEQVAEHVVKIPKTKFDFLNALLAIIPLQLFAYHLAKIKGCEIDQPRNLAKSVTVE, encoded by the coding sequence GTGTGCGGAATTGCCGGATACATCGGACCGAAAAACGCAGTAGACGTTGTTTTTGATCAACTTAAGCGCCTCGAATACCGAGGCTACGACAGCGCCGGAATCGCCTACCTTGAGGGTAACGCCATCAAGGTCACCAAGAAGGCGGGGAAGCTCTCCGAGCTTGGAAAAGCGCTTTTTGAGACGCCCAAACAGGCCGATTTGGCCATCGCGCATAGCCGCTGGGCAACCCACGGCGGGCCGACCGACGAGAATGCGCACCCGCACTACGACCGCTTCGAGCGGATCGCGATCATCCACAACGGCATCATCGAGAACTACCTCGAATTGAAGCAGGACCTGCTGGCCGACGCGCACAAGTTCCATTCCCAGACCGACACCGAGGTTGCGGCCCACGTTATTGGGCGTGAATATGTCGATGGAGTGCCGCTGGAAGAAGCGGTGCGGCGGGCGATCCGTAAACTGCGAGGAGCCTATGCGCTGGTCGTGATGAGCCAGAGCGAGCCGGAAAAGATCGTTTGCGTGCGCAACTCGTCGCCGCTAGTTTTGGGTATCGGCGAAGGCGAGAACATGCTGGCCTCCGACATTCCGGCCCTTTTGCCTTACACCCGTGAGGTGATCGTGATGGAGGAGAACATGATCGCGGTTCTCACCAAAGACAAGATTCGCCTGATCGACTCGGACGGTAAGGACCTTCCGCTCCAGCCCATGCACGTAGATTGGGATGTGGCGTCGGCCGAGCGCGGCGGGTACGAGCACTTCATGCTCAAAGAGATTCATGAGCAGCCGCAGGTGATGCGGCAGGTGACGGCAGGACGCATCGACGAAAAGCTCCGCGTGCGACTGGAGGGCATCTTTGGCGACCACGTATGGACAGAGATCGATCGCGTCAATATCATTGCGTGCGGCACGGCCTATCACGCCGGACTGATGGGCAAGCATCTGTTTGAAAGCGCCCTGCGGTTGCCGACCGACGTCTATTTTTCTTCTGAATTTCGGTACGGCGACCCTGTGCTCTCGCCTAAATCGCTGGCGATCTTCGTCAGCCAGAGTGGCGAAACGCTCGACTCGCTGGCGGCGCTTCGGCTGTGCAAACAGCGGCGAATCCGCACGTTAGGCATCGTGAACGTGGTTGGGTCGGCGATCTCGCGCGAGTGCGACCGCACGATTTACACGCAGGCTGGTCCCGAGATTTCGGTCGCCAGCACGAAGGCATACACCGCTCAGGTGATGGTCTTTGCTTTGCTGGCGCTCTACATCGCCCAGGTGCAGGAAGTGCCAGGTGTGAAGGTGGATGAGTGGGTGAGCGAAATCCTGCGGATGGATGAACTGGCGGAAGAGTGCCTGAAGCTGGAAGAGAAGGTGGAGGCGCTTGCCGACGAGTGCAAGGATATGCCGCTCTGCTTCTTCCTTGGTCGAGGCGCGGACGCGTTTGTGGCGATGGAAGGGGCGCTCAAACTGAAGGAGATCGCGTATGTCCCGACCCAGGAATATCCGGCGGGAGAGATGAAGCATGGACCTTTAGCCCTAGTTACGGACCAGGTTGTGTCCATATTTGCGGCGACCGACCCCACGATCAGGGACAAAGTGGTGTCTAATGTTAAAGAGGTTCAAGCAAGAGGAGGAAAGATTATTGCCATCACCACAGCGGAAGATACGCTGATGGAGCAGGTCGCTGAGCACGTCGTCAAAATTCCAAAGACGAAATTCGACTTTCTTAATGCGCTCTTGGCAATAATCCCGTTACAATTGTTTGCATATCATCTGGCGAAGATCAAAGGCTGTGAGATCGATCAGCCCCGAAATCTTGCCAAGTCTGTTACGGTGGAGTAA
- a CDS encoding ABC transporter permease subunit, with protein MFRHITAIATKDLRIFFTDRRSMLITFLVPIVIASFFAFAMAGTAGGQKASKIPILVVNEDHDPLTDSLVQKLSANDTISVEVVDRAKAEAAVQKGDKTAAVVFGKGFASEAKSALFAGEPAKLEELYDPSKAVDRQVVQGVLMQVLMEEISKAGMSGSGAKSNLEMALKTEKDPERRQAWQGFLDSWESLDKSGAMTGATGGGGGMRQPFAIEAKAMTASKDANADLNAMRGHIFAGMAVQGIMFFAVNAAMNLLRDRRSGIWTRMKAAPVSQMSVILGNGLGAWIISAFVFLGVLAFGMLAFGFRVYGSWLGLGLVVLTASLMTAGFGLFVASLGKTEEQSRGLSMFAVIMMVMLGGAWFPMSMMPNFIQQISKVIPVRWAIDGVDATLYRGAGLLDVAIPSLVLVGFAALFSTIAVVRLRKV; from the coding sequence ATGTTTCGACACATTACAGCTATCGCCACGAAAGACCTTCGAATCTTCTTCACGGACCGGAGGAGCATGCTCATCACCTTCCTCGTGCCCATCGTGATCGCCAGCTTCTTTGCGTTTGCGATGGCGGGCACGGCAGGCGGTCAGAAGGCATCGAAGATTCCGATTTTGGTGGTGAATGAGGACCACGATCCACTGACGGATTCGCTAGTGCAGAAACTGTCGGCAAACGATACTATTTCGGTCGAAGTTGTGGACCGGGCCAAAGCCGAAGCCGCGGTACAGAAAGGCGACAAGACGGCGGCGGTCGTGTTTGGAAAGGGCTTTGCCAGCGAGGCGAAGAGCGCACTGTTTGCGGGCGAACCAGCGAAGCTGGAAGAACTATACGACCCTTCGAAAGCGGTGGATCGCCAAGTGGTTCAGGGCGTGCTGATGCAGGTCCTGATGGAAGAAATTTCAAAAGCGGGAATGTCCGGCAGTGGGGCGAAATCGAACTTAGAGATGGCACTCAAGACGGAAAAGGACCCTGAGCGGCGCCAGGCTTGGCAGGGATTCTTAGACTCTTGGGAGTCGCTGGATAAGTCCGGCGCGATGACTGGTGCGACCGGTGGGGGAGGCGGAATGCGTCAGCCGTTTGCTATCGAGGCAAAGGCGATGACGGCGTCGAAGGACGCCAACGCCGACCTGAATGCCATGCGTGGGCACATCTTTGCGGGCATGGCGGTTCAGGGCATCATGTTTTTTGCCGTGAACGCGGCGATGAACCTATTGCGCGACCGCCGCTCGGGCATCTGGACCCGGATGAAGGCGGCGCCGGTGTCGCAGATGTCGGTGATTCTGGGCAACGGCTTGGGAGCGTGGATCATTTCGGCGTTCGTGTTCCTGGGTGTCTTGGCGTTTGGGATGCTGGCGTTCGGCTTTCGAGTGTATGGAAGCTGGCTCGGTCTGGGCTTGGTGGTCCTAACCGCGAGCCTGATGACGGCGGGGTTCGGTCTGTTTGTGGCCTCGCTGGGCAAGACCGAGGAGCAGAGTCGGGGACTTTCGATGTTTGCCGTCATCATGATGGTGATGTTGGGTGGCGCGTGGTTCCCGATGTCGATGATGCCGAACTTCATTCAGCAGATATCGAAGGTGATTCCGGTCCGCTGGGCAATCGACGGGGTGGACGCGACGCTGTATCGGGGCGCGGGGCTTCTCGATGTGGCGATTCCGTCGCTGGTGCTGGTGGGGTTCGCGGCGCTGTTTTCGACGATTGCCGTCGTCAGGCTTCGGAAGGTGTAG
- a CDS encoding ATP-binding cassette domain-containing protein codes for MIAVQGLVKSFGDFKAVDGVSFTVEKGSCFGLLGPNGAGKSTTISMIVGTREPDSGQVLFDGQRIKGETDPIRRKIGYVPQELALFEELNSRQNMAFFGALYSLPKNEIEAKSAEVLQIVGLTDRAGEPVKNFSGGMKRRLNIAIALLHGPELLILDEPTVGVDPQSRNAIFEVLEGLKSRGMTLIYTSHYMEEVERMCDRIAIVDHGKLILEGTLDDLLATLQSRFRLRFTFADESEAVRAEEHFGTGSLGLLTRTESMVEILPDKGAQAIVDSVNLLQRIDLSFQDLKVERGTLEEVFLQSTGRSLRD; via the coding sequence ATGATTGCCGTACAAGGGTTGGTCAAGTCATTCGGGGATTTTAAGGCGGTGGACGGGGTTAGCTTCACGGTTGAGAAGGGATCGTGCTTCGGCCTACTGGGACCCAATGGGGCCGGTAAGTCAACGACGATTTCGATGATCGTGGGGACGAGGGAGCCCGATTCGGGACAGGTGTTGTTCGATGGTCAGAGGATCAAGGGCGAGACAGATCCGATTCGACGGAAGATCGGCTATGTGCCGCAAGAATTGGCGCTGTTTGAGGAGTTGAACAGCCGCCAGAACATGGCCTTCTTTGGCGCCCTGTACAGTCTTCCCAAGAACGAAATCGAGGCCAAATCGGCCGAGGTGCTCCAGATCGTCGGACTGACGGACCGAGCTGGAGAGCCGGTGAAAAATTTTTCGGGCGGCATGAAGCGAAGGCTCAACATCGCCATCGCCTTGCTTCACGGACCTGAGCTTTTGATCCTCGATGAGCCGACGGTGGGCGTGGATCCGCAGAGCCGAAACGCCATCTTCGAGGTGCTAGAGGGCCTGAAGTCGCGGGGTATGACGCTGATCTACACCAGCCACTATATGGAGGAGGTCGAGCGGATGTGCGACCGGATCGCCATCGTCGATCACGGAAAGCTGATCTTGGAAGGGACGCTCGATGACCTGCTCGCAACCTTGCAATCGCGGTTCCGACTCCGGTTTACGTTTGCGGACGAATCCGAGGCGGTGAGAGCCGAGGAGCATTTCGGGACGGGGAGTTTGGGACTGTTGACTCGGACCGAATCGATGGTCGAAATCCTGCCGGACAAGGGTGCGCAGGCTATCGTGGACTCGGTGAATCTGCTCCAGCGGATTGATTTGAGCTTCCAGGACCTGAAGGTCGAACGGGGGACGCTGGAAGAGGTGTTCCTGCAATCGACGGGGAGATCGCTGAGGGACTGA
- a CDS encoding PEP-CTERM sorting domain-containing protein gives MNYKRAILFVGTACLASQGFANILVNPGFETGDMTGWTTTNFTATNNDSHTGSWSTIDFGNFSVEQDFAPVMGSDITEISVWAKQPDLTSFFFAFDIIYSDSTFNTSLGSGSPSNVWTKLDFTSAVDTSKMVTGIRAWGYSSSNGTNDVTWYDDFVVNTNSVPEPASMAALGFGALALLRRRKK, from the coding sequence ATGAATTACAAAAGGGCTATTTTGTTCGTGGGTACAGCTTGCCTTGCCAGCCAAGGCTTCGCGAACATCCTCGTCAATCCTGGGTTCGAAACCGGTGACATGACCGGTTGGACAACCACCAACTTCACGGCAACCAACAACGACTCGCACACCGGTAGCTGGTCGACAATCGACTTCGGCAATTTCTCTGTCGAACAAGACTTCGCTCCCGTTATGGGTTCGGACATCACCGAGATTTCCGTTTGGGCCAAGCAGCCAGACCTGACCTCGTTCTTCTTCGCTTTCGATATCATCTACAGCGACTCGACATTCAACACGTCCCTTGGGTCCGGTAGTCCATCTAATGTATGGACTAAATTGGACTTCACCTCTGCGGTCGATACTAGCAAGATGGTCACCGGCATCCGCGCATGGGGATATTCCTCTTCGAACGGCACCAACGACGTGACCTGGTACGACGATTTCGTGGTCAACACGAACTCGGTCCCCGAACCGGCCTCGATGGCCGCGCTCGGCTTCGGCGCGCTCGCCCTCCTGCGACGACGCAAGAAGTAA